One Camelina sativa cultivar DH55 chromosome 3, Cs, whole genome shotgun sequence genomic window carries:
- the LOC104779071 gene encoding uncharacterized protein LOC104779071 has product MSDELRVKLSSFKQRPDETLKVAWKSVQFAAEAETYEQEPDQENREEEDVNYVYGNHGQWFGNQQGNRPYSGNMQCSNFQGNSSGFTPKPDYQKQQQSNGYTRTYGNNSYQSPPPKTAESSRVEAMLEQLLQGQEQMTVTFNGKLDNKLESQVAQTAGSVKRQEGFLPGRTESNPKHSCNAVTLRSGKKLHSTPQKDQSHDILELIDVEKDEDVSAELVPTDTEEHRSTPCPPETTDSTLEVSIDRCHLGTDRCQPRTETQKDTSSTPVAEKVYKPKVHFPKNPRKSKQELDDAKCKAMMDKLIVELPLIDAVKNSPMLRRYVKRMVTKDLNAEHGVMMISAQVSAIIQNKIPEKLPNPGSFVLDCTIFTNRFARSFCDLGSSVNLMPRSVALRLGMTDFKPTKLTLILADRSIRIPDGVLEDVPI; this is encoded by the exons atgtcagatgagttgagagtaaAGCTATcatctttcaagcaaagaccagatgaaacTTTGAAGGtcgcttgg aaatctgttcaATTTGCTGCTGAAGCTGAGACATATGAGCAAGAACCTGATCAAGAAAATCGTGAGGAAGAGGATGTTAACTATGTCTATGGGAATCACGGACAGtggtttggaaatcagcaaggtaACAGACCTTACAGTGGAAACATGCAATGCAGTAACTTTCAAGGCAATTCTTCTGGTTTCACTCCCAAACCTGACTATCAAAAGCAGCAACAAAGTAATGGATACACAAGGACCTATGGCAACAATTcatatcagtctccacctccaaaAACAGCTGAGAGTAGTAGGGTGGAAGCTATGCTTGAACAGCTTTTGCAAGGTCAAGAACAGATGACAGTGACCTTCAATGGGAagcttgacaat aagctagaaAGTCAGGTTGCACAAACAGCTGGATCCGTCAAAAGGCAAGAGGGATTTCTCCCTGggagaactgaatcaaatcccAAGCATTCATGCAATGCAGTGACCTTGAGAAGTGGCAAAAAACTCCATTCTACACCCCAGAAGGATCAATCTCATGATATACTTGAGTTGATTGATGTTGAAAAGGATGAGGATGTTTCTGCGGAACTAGTGCCGACCGACACTgaagagcatcggtcgacaccctgtCCACCCGAAACCACGGATTCTACACTAGAggtcagcatcgatcgatgccaccttgGTACTGATCGATGCCAACCACGGACCGAAACCCAGAAAGACACATCTTCCACACCAGTTGCTGAGAAAGTTTACAAACCCAAGGTTCATTTTCCCAAGAATCCAAGGAAGTCCAAACAAGAGTTAGATGATGCTaaatgcaaggcaatgatggacaagctTATTGTTGAGCtacctttgattgatgctgtgAAGAATTctccaatgcttaggagatatgtcaagaggaTGGTGACTAAGGATTTGAATGCTGAGCATggagtgatgatgatatcagcTCAAGTCAGTGCTATTATCCAGAACAAGATCCCAGAGAAGCTTCCTAATCcaggtagttttgttcttgattgcacTATATTTACTAACAGATTTGCTAGATCTTTctgtgatcttggttctagtgtcAACTTAATGCCAAGATCAGTGGCTCTTCGCCTGGGTATGACAGACTTCAAGCCTACCAAGCTCACTCTTATCCTTGCTGATCGCTCAATTCGCATTCCTGATGGTGTActtgaagatgttccaattTAG
- the LOC104777398 gene encoding major pollen allergen Ole e 10-like, whose product MTMSSPLKILFIFLSLIMINHLYVVSSTTWCIATLTATNAQLQDNINFACSQGVDCRPIRPGGSCFVPDTLVNHASYVMNAYYQSHGRTPEACSFKNTGTFAATDPSYGSCVYGS is encoded by the coding sequence ATGACAATGTCATCGCCTTTGAAAATCCTTTTCATCTTTCTATCTTTGATCATGATCAACCACCTCTATGTGGTGAGTTCCACAACATGGTGTATAGCAACTCTGACCGCGACGAATGCGCAGCTAcaagataatattaattttgcaTGTAGTCAAGGAGTAGATTGTAGGCCAATCCGACCAGGGGGATCCTGTTTCGTCCCCGATACTCTTGTAAATCATGCATCGTATGTGATGAATGCTTATTATCAGAGCCACGGTCGAACCCCAGAGGcatgtagttttaaaaatacGGGCACATTTGCTGCTACCGATCCTAGTTATGGAAGTTGTGTGTATGgatcttaa